A part of Gossypium hirsutum isolate 1008001.06 chromosome A07, Gossypium_hirsutum_v2.1, whole genome shotgun sequence genomic DNA contains:
- the LOC107953564 gene encoding pentatricopeptide repeat-containing protein At5g50280, chloroplastic, producing MAMSQFSSCSSFPFIYHTHFLNNHCSKSPFLLQTSKTFPSFTLFASLPPPSSPIFLPFLQEPEEQELPIDNPKHPQLDDEEEEEEEDNHIKDPIIRFFKSRPSAPDPPSQGKFSLQKNRRSSWHLAPDIRSLPDPEFDSEPEPDNEEEEDLFSEAKQQTGDTLEDSTELPDGIVGEIIRAARNLPENSTLGEFMGGYQGKLSEKECLEVLSLMGKQGLALGCLYFFEWMRLQEPSLVTPRACSIIFPVLGRWAMGDKLMVLFRNLPQSKGFRDVHVYNAAISGLLCSKRYNDAWEVYEAMEANNVKPDHVTCSTMITIMRKTGGTAKDSWQFLDRMNRKGVKWSVEVLGSIIKSFCDEGLKNEALIIQSEMEKKGVHSNTVVYNTLMVAYCKSNQIEEVEGLFAEMKMKGLMPTSATFNILMDAYSRRMQPEIVEKLLVEMQDMGLNPDVKSYTCLISAYGRQKKMSDRAADAFLRMKKVGLKPTSHSYTSLIHAYSITGWHEKAYTAFEDMQREGLKLSIETYTALLDAFRRAGDTQRLMKVWKLMMSEKIKGTRVTFNILLDGFAKQGQYIEARDVISEFGKIGLQPTVMTYNMLMNAYARGGQHLKLPQLLKEMTVLDLKPDSVTYSTMIYAFVRVRDFKRAFYYHKQMVKNGQVPDVKSYEKLRSILDVKAAKQNKRDKSAILGIINSKMGMVKAKRKTKKDEFWKYKKRNHRTPDVAHDGQK from the exons ATGGCGATGAGTCAGTTCAGCTCGTGTTCTTCATTTCCCTTCATCTATCACACTCACTTTTTAAATAACCATTGTTCGAAATCCCCTTTTCTTCTACAAACTTCAAAAACTTTTCCTTCCTTCACCCTTTTCGCATCGCTTCCTCCTCCTTCATCCCCTATTTTCCTCCCTTTTCTTCAAGAACCTGAAGAACAAGAGCTACCAATTGATAACCCAAAACACCCACAGcttgatgatgaagaagaagaagaggaggaggatAATCATATAAAAGACCCAATCATCAGATTCTTCAAGTCCCGTCCCTCGGCGCCTGACCCACCGAGTCAAGGCAAATTCTCCCTCCAAAAGAACCGTCGGTCTTCTTGGCACCTCGCCCCGGATATCCGGTCCTTACCCGACCCGGAATTTGACTCCGAACCGGAGCCTgataatgaagaagaagaagacttgTTCTCAGAAGCAAAACAACAAACAGGTGATACGCTTGAAGACTCAACTGAACTACCTGACGGAATTGTGGGAGAAATCATTCGCGCTGCGAGAAACTTGCCGGAGAATTCTACATTGGGTGAGTTCATGGGAGGTTATCAAGGGAAATTAAGTGAAAAAGAATGCTTGGAAGTGTTGTCATTGATGGGGAAACAAGGACTTGCTTTGGGCTGCTTGTATTTTTTTGAATGGATGCGTTTGCAGGAGCCTTCACTCGTTACTCCACGAGCTTGTTCGATTATCTTCCCTGTGTTGGGGAGATGGGCAATGGGTGATAAATTGATGGTTTTGTTTAGAAATTTGCCACAAAGTAAGGGTTTCAGAGATGTTCATGTCTATAATGCAGCTATTTCTGGGCTTTTATGCTCGAAAAG GTATAATGATGCTTGGGAAGTTTACGAGGCCATGGAAGCTAACAATGTTAAACCAGATCATGTTACATGCTCTACAATGATTACAATTATGAGAAAAACTGGGGGTACTGCAAAAGATTCATGGCAGTTCTTAGATAGAATGAATAGGAAAGGAGTGAAATGGAGTGTTGAAGTTTTGGGGTCGATAATAAAGTCTTTTTGTGATGAAGGGTTGAAGAATGAAGCTCTTATTATCCAATCTGAAATGGAGAAGAAAGGGGTTCATTCAAATACCGTCGTGTACAACACTTTGATGGTTGCTTATTGTAAATCGAACCAAATCGAGGAAGTTGAAGGCCTTTTCGCTGAGATGAAAATGAAAGGACTTATGCCTACATCTGCTACCTTTAACATATTAATGGATGCATATAGTCGGAGAATGCAGCCGGAGATCGTTGAGAAACTGCTTGTTGAAATGCAGGATATGGGGTTAAACCCGGATGTGAAATCGTATACTTGCCTGATAAGTGCCTATGGGAGACAGAAGAAGATGAGTGATAGGGCAGCTGATGCTTTCTTGAGGATGAAGAAAGTTGGTCTAAAACCGACTTCACATTCGTATACATCTCTTATCCATGCTTACTCCATTACTGGTTGGCATGAGAAAGCTTATACTGCATTCGAGGATATGCAGAGAGAAGGTCTTAAGCTGTCCATTGAAACATACACTGCTCTATTGGATGCATTTAGGCGTGCAGGGGACACTCAAAGATTGATGAAAGTATGGAAGTTGATGATGAGCGAAAAAATCAAAGGCACACGCGTTACCTTCAACATCCTTCTCGACGGATTTGCAAAACAAGGTCAATATATTGAAGCAAGGGATGTTATTTCCGAGTTTGGGAAGATTGGGTTACAACCAACGGTGATGACATATAATATGCTAATGAATGCATATGCAAGAGGAGGCCAACACCTGAAATTACCACAATTGTTGAAAGAAATGACGGTTCTTGATTTAAAACCGGATTCAGTCACTTATTCAACAATGATCTATGCTTTTGTTCGTGTTCGGGATTTCAAGAGGGCATTCTATTATCACAAGCAAATGGTGAAAAACGGGCAAGTTCCAGATGTTAAGTCCTACGAAAAGCTCAGATCAATATTGGATGTAAAAGCTGCAAAACAGAACAAGAGGGATAAGAGTGCTATACTAGGTATAATCAACAGTAAAATGGGGATGGTGAAAgcaaaaaggaaaacaaagaaaGATGAGTTCTGGAAGTATAAGAAAAGGAACCATAGAACTCCCGATGTTGCTCATGATGGTCAGAAATGA